Part of the Candidatus Glassbacteria bacterium genome is shown below.
GCCGCCGGGGAGCCCGCCTGCTCCATCGGTATCAACAGCGGTCAATCCATCGTGAACAGCTTGGCTACCGCATAGATAAAAAATATCAGCGTGCACACCGAATAGACTATAAACGGTGTAGTGTCTGCCAATGTGCCGCTGAAATCGGTGTGCTGCTGGACCACGTAGAAGCCCTTGCCCAGCACGATGCCCAGTATGAGCAGCGAGAGGACGTTGAATTTCCTGATCAGGGCGAATACCACCAGCAGCACCTCGAAGACCGATACCTGATAGCCCGTCCAATCGATCTGCCGGACGAACCCAAGGATGTCCTCGAACATGGCGCCGTCTCCTCTGGAAAGAGGCGGGGATAGATGCTGTTTGAATATAGACCGTCGGCAGCCCGCAATCAAGATAAACGTTGCATCATCATGATTGCGAAACCGTTGTCAACGGTTGTACGCGGAGGTTGCTCCTGCGGCCCTGAATCGTTAATATGCAATTCAGCAGGCACTTCCCGTTTGTATCGGGGACGCCTTTCGACGCTGGATTGCCAACCGGAGGGAGGGTGAGGTTATGGACAGCGACAATTTGGCCGCCAGGAAATGCAGACCCTGCAAGGGCGGAGTCAAACCATTGAGCGCGGGTCAGGCCGGGGATTTGCTTGCCGGAGTACCGGGCTGGGAGCTCGAGGGGAACTCGAAAATCAGCCGCAAATTCAACTTCGATGACTTCCGGCAGGCGCAGAGCTGGCTCAACAGTGTGGCGGATATCGCCGAGCGCGAGGACCACCACCCGGATATCTACTGGAGCTACCGCAAGGTGACAATCGAGCTGACAACCCACGCTATCGGCGGGCTCAGCGAAAACGATTTCATCCTGGCCGCCAAGATCGACGAACTGGGCTGATCGGTCGCTTTGCGGTAAAAAAAACGCCGGAACGCTTAATCATCTCGCTCCGGCGTTCCTTAATCCCGGTAATCTAATCCTCAGTTCTCCGCCAAATCCTCAATCGAATCCGGGATTTCAGCCAGAATACCGGCGTCCACCGCGAACGTGCGCCCGTCGCCGAGCGTGCGCAGGGCCACCAGTGCGGAGGCCTCGCCAGCCAGGCTGTCACCGAGAGCCACCCGGGCAACCAGGCTGTCGCCTTGCCAGATACTGACTGCCGCCACGGGGCTGTCGAACCCGAACGCCGAGCTGTCGGAAGCGCTTTCACCGAGCACGCGCTCGAACTCGATGTCGATCAGGTCCCAGAAGAGGTT
Proteins encoded:
- a CDS encoding 4a-hydroxytetrahydrobiopterin dehydratase, which translates into the protein MDSDNLAARKCRPCKGGVKPLSAGQAGDLLAGVPGWELEGNSKISRKFNFDDFRQAQSWLNSVADIAEREDHHPDIYWSYRKVTIELTTHAIGGLSENDFILAAKIDELG